In a genomic window of Pseudomonas mohnii:
- a CDS encoding carboxymuconolactone decarboxylase family protein: MSNINFSSPREAARAFTPKLAQFVDATLYPQIWSDPALSPRDRSLITVAALIAGGHSEELPAHLRRAVSNGVTHDEISAAITHLAFYAGFPAAITASAIANATFTQSQAKQP; this comes from the coding sequence ATGTCGAACATCAATTTCAGCAGCCCTCGTGAAGCGGCCAGAGCGTTCACCCCAAAGCTGGCGCAGTTCGTCGACGCTACGCTCTATCCGCAAATCTGGAGTGATCCGGCACTGTCTCCACGTGACCGCAGCCTGATAACGGTGGCTGCATTGATTGCCGGTGGTCACTCCGAAGAGCTGCCTGCGCACCTGCGGCGCGCGGTCAGCAATGGGGTCACCCATGACGAAATATCCGCAGCGATCACCCACCTGGCGTTCTATGCCGGTTTCCCGGCCGCCATCACCGCGTCCGCCATTGCCAATGCCACATTCACTCAATCGCAGGCGAAGCAACCATGA
- a CDS encoding NAD(P)H-quinone oxidoreductase: protein MKAITIEEFGHPDVLKLSDVPDPLVRPADLLVRVYAAGVNRADLTHRTGGYGRPDFGDSPIIGLEIAGEVIEKGNAVVGFEVGDRVMGVVGGGAYAELARIDYRMAMPIPAQLDYVHAAAIPEVFVTAHEALMHLARLKPGDSVLIHAAAGGVGSAAVQLAYATGATVYATTDGSKLSRVEHLGADVAIDYKNSDFAEVIASKTDGRGVDVIIDFVGEPYFARNLASLANGGRLIQVGILGGGGKVALELEHILYRHLQIIGTVMKSRTQPEKHEMIKRFREHWLERFEGGGSLEPVVDSTFPLSRAADAHHRMESSENVGKIILTMQPADLL from the coding sequence ATGAAAGCCATCACCATTGAAGAATTCGGCCACCCCGACGTACTGAAGTTGAGCGATGTTCCCGACCCGCTAGTACGCCCTGCCGACTTGCTGGTGCGGGTCTATGCGGCCGGTGTCAATCGCGCGGATCTGACGCATCGCACCGGTGGCTACGGGCGTCCTGATTTTGGAGATTCGCCCATCATCGGACTTGAGATCGCAGGCGAGGTCATTGAAAAAGGCAATGCCGTCGTTGGTTTCGAAGTGGGGGATCGGGTGATGGGCGTGGTGGGTGGCGGGGCGTATGCCGAGCTGGCACGCATTGACTACCGCATGGCCATGCCAATTCCTGCTCAACTGGATTACGTGCACGCGGCGGCGATTCCCGAGGTGTTTGTCACCGCTCATGAGGCGCTGATGCATCTGGCTCGACTCAAGCCAGGTGACTCGGTCTTGATTCATGCCGCCGCGGGTGGTGTTGGCTCCGCTGCGGTACAGCTCGCTTACGCCACAGGTGCGACGGTTTATGCGACAACCGATGGCAGCAAGTTATCCCGCGTCGAGCATTTGGGTGCCGATGTCGCCATCGACTACAAGAACAGTGATTTCGCGGAAGTCATCGCCAGCAAAACCGATGGCCGGGGTGTCGATGTCATCATCGATTTCGTCGGCGAACCTTACTTCGCCCGCAACCTGGCTTCACTCGCTAACGGCGGGCGGCTGATCCAGGTTGGCATCCTTGGCGGTGGCGGGAAGGTCGCCCTGGAGCTGGAGCATATTCTCTACCGTCACCTGCAAATCATCGGCACGGTCATGAAATCCCGTACCCAGCCGGAGAAGCACGAGATGATCAAGCGATTCCGCGAGCATTGGCTTGAACGGTTCGAAGGGGGAGGAAGCCTGGAGCCGGTAGTCGACAGCACTTTCCCCCTGTCACGCGCCGCAGATGCCCATCACAGGATGGAGTCGTCCGAAAACGTCGGGAAGATCATTCTCACGATGCAGCCTGCGGACTTGCTCTAA
- a CDS encoding LysE family translocator, translated as MDTNTMLAFTLVAAIAIASPGPATLMAINNSLAHGQRSTIWSSLGNATGLFCLSGAAMLGLGALLASSEGLFNMVKIVGAGYLFYLGVRQLLNKTPLLADGIHEGLSRRPTRLKLYRSAFFTALSNPKATLFFTALFPQFIDQGAALFPQFMILTAIFMALSVSSLSLYAALASRAKGLLVRPELSRWVSRVVGVTFIGFGAAILAIRRQTA; from the coding sequence ATGGACACGAACACGATGCTGGCTTTTACCCTGGTCGCCGCGATTGCCATCGCCAGCCCCGGGCCCGCGACATTAATGGCGATCAACAACAGCCTCGCCCACGGACAACGCAGCACGATCTGGTCCTCGCTGGGCAATGCCACTGGCCTGTTCTGCCTGTCGGGGGCTGCAATGCTGGGGTTGGGGGCGCTGCTTGCCAGCTCCGAAGGGTTGTTCAACATGGTAAAGATTGTTGGCGCCGGGTATCTGTTCTACCTGGGGGTGAGGCAGTTGCTCAATAAGACGCCGCTGCTGGCTGATGGCATTCATGAGGGCCTGAGCCGCAGGCCCACACGGCTAAAACTGTACAGGTCGGCGTTTTTTACCGCCCTCTCCAACCCCAAGGCGACGCTGTTTTTTACAGCGTTATTCCCGCAGTTCATCGATCAAGGCGCAGCCCTGTTCCCACAATTCATGATCCTGACCGCGATTTTCATGGCGCTTTCAGTGTCGTCGTTGAGCCTGTATGCCGCGCTGGCCTCACGCGCCAAGGGCCTGCTGGTACGACCCGAGTTGTCCCGCTGGGTTAGCCGGGTGGTGGGGGTCACATTCATCGGGTTTGGCGCTGCGATTCTCGCTATACGCCGGCAGACGGCCTGA
- a CDS encoding amino acid ABC transporter permease — translation MYKDHIVKARMTDSALFMGGVAAVIFIITLVCGVGEGRLSTLMGPIVLDLKAPLARDIAVGGTFTITAVLNLFILGRFPLRAQIITVWCELLVLFLLFFDTFNLSYSFIATKVGFMITQGVFTTVYVSAISIAIAFVLALLGATARLSSNGFAIAIASFYTSFFRGVPLLIQIYLIYLGIPQLGYVVGAVPAGILALSLCYGAYMTEIFRAGISSIPRGQWEASRAIGLNPFQTMTRVILPQSMRLIIPPTGNQFISMLKDSSLVSVIGVWELMFLARTQGRAEFRHLEMLITAAVLYWLLSIVLETVQSRLEKHFNRAHR, via the coding sequence ATGTACAAAGACCATATCGTCAAGGCGCGCATGACTGACAGTGCCCTGTTCATGGGGGGAGTCGCTGCAGTCATTTTCATCATCACGCTGGTCTGCGGTGTAGGTGAAGGCCGTCTTTCCACGTTGATGGGGCCAATCGTTCTCGACTTGAAAGCTCCTCTGGCGCGTGACATCGCCGTCGGGGGGACCTTCACGATCACGGCCGTACTGAACCTGTTCATCCTTGGGCGGTTTCCCTTGCGGGCGCAGATCATTACGGTCTGGTGCGAATTGCTGGTGCTGTTCCTTTTATTCTTCGACACCTTCAATCTTTCTTACAGCTTCATCGCGACCAAAGTCGGCTTCATGATCACCCAAGGGGTTTTCACCACCGTCTACGTGTCCGCGATTTCCATTGCCATTGCGTTTGTCCTGGCATTGCTGGGAGCGACCGCGCGTTTATCTTCCAACGGTTTCGCCATTGCCATCGCGAGCTTCTACACCTCGTTTTTCCGAGGTGTTCCGCTGCTCATCCAGATCTATCTCATTTACCTGGGCATTCCTCAGCTCGGCTACGTGGTCGGCGCCGTGCCGGCAGGGATTCTGGCGCTCTCGCTCTGCTACGGCGCCTATATGACGGAGATCTTCCGTGCGGGGATCAGCAGCATCCCGCGGGGGCAGTGGGAAGCCTCCCGGGCGATTGGCCTGAACCCATTTCAAACAATGACCCGGGTCATTCTCCCGCAGTCCATGCGCCTGATCATTCCGCCCACTGGCAACCAGTTCATCTCGATGCTCAAGGACAGCTCACTGGTGTCCGTGATCGGCGTCTGGGAACTGATGTTCCTGGCGCGAACACAAGGACGCGCCGAGTTCCGTCACCTGGAAATGCTCATCACCGCAGCCGTGCTGTATTGGCTGCTGTCGATCGTGCTGGAAACCGTTCAGTCGCGTCTGGAAAAGCACTTCAATCGCGCCCACCGCTGA
- a CDS encoding amino acid ABC transporter ATP-binding protein — MNQPSASAVTAPYPAISIHEMQKWYGDFHVLKGIDLHISSGEIVVVCGPSGSGKSTLIRCLNLLEDFQKGKVFIDGIELTRNAACVASIRRQVGMVFQQFNLFPHMTVLENLMLGPRLVSRLDESQARQLAYEYLDRVRIGNQADKYPSQLSGGQQQRVAIARALCMRPRILLFDEPTSALDPEMVKEVLDVMGELAQDGITMVCVTHEMGFARRVADRIIFMDQGCIVEQAKPNDFFENPQHERAREFLSQILSH; from the coding sequence ATGAATCAGCCGTCAGCTTCAGCAGTCACTGCCCCGTATCCCGCCATATCGATTCACGAGATGCAAAAATGGTATGGCGATTTTCATGTGCTCAAGGGCATCGACCTGCACATTTCCAGCGGCGAAATAGTGGTCGTCTGTGGTCCATCGGGTTCCGGAAAATCGACGTTGATTCGCTGCCTGAATCTGCTGGAAGATTTCCAGAAAGGCAAAGTGTTCATCGACGGAATCGAGTTGACCCGCAATGCCGCCTGCGTGGCCAGCATCCGGCGCCAGGTCGGCATGGTCTTCCAACAGTTCAATCTGTTTCCGCACATGACGGTATTGGAGAACCTGATGCTGGGGCCGCGCCTGGTGAGCAGGCTCGATGAGTCGCAGGCTCGCCAACTGGCTTACGAGTACCTGGATCGAGTGCGGATCGGGAACCAGGCGGACAAGTACCCCAGCCAGCTCTCCGGCGGTCAGCAGCAACGCGTTGCCATCGCCCGGGCCCTCTGCATGCGACCACGCATCTTGCTGTTCGACGAACCCACCTCGGCACTTGATCCCGAAATGGTCAAGGAAGTGCTGGATGTCATGGGCGAGCTCGCTCAGGACGGCATCACGATGGTGTGCGTCACCCACGAGATGGGGTTTGCCCGGCGGGTCGCCGACCGGATCATCTTCATGGATCAGGGTTGTATCGTCGAGCAGGCCAAACCCAATGATTTTTTTGAGAACCCGCAGCATGAACGCGCCCGAGAATTTCTGTCACAGATTCTCAGCCACTGA
- a CDS encoding transporter substrate-binding domain-containing protein — MISITRFFTTAAIATAVTISSGAAWAGSTLDRIHETKVIKVATAANWPPQSFLGPDNKLQGFDIDVATEIGRRLGSKVDFVTPEYGIITAGRWSNRWDLSVGSMTPTTERSRVLDFPAIYYYTPYVFAVHKDAAGAKAADLNDKIIGVEAGTTSEDYINRRLKIDAADVPAFTYDVTPGEVKTYGDSMGPLDDLRMGNGVRLNATLSALPTVVAAVKNGYPIVRVEGKPAYYEPLAIAVDKGDEAFNSELSKAIAQMKADGTLKQLSEKWYGADLTQVQ; from the coding sequence ATGATCTCGATCACTCGCTTCTTCACCACAGCGGCTATCGCCACAGCCGTCACGATCAGCTCAGGCGCCGCCTGGGCGGGCTCGACCCTCGACCGCATCCATGAAACCAAGGTGATCAAAGTGGCCACGGCCGCCAACTGGCCACCACAATCGTTCCTGGGGCCGGACAACAAGTTGCAAGGTTTTGATATCGATGTTGCCACCGAAATCGGTCGACGCCTGGGTAGCAAGGTCGACTTCGTCACCCCCGAATACGGGATCATCACCGCAGGGCGCTGGTCGAATCGCTGGGACTTGTCGGTCGGTTCGATGACGCCAACCACCGAGCGCTCCCGAGTCCTCGACTTCCCCGCGATCTACTACTACACGCCCTATGTATTCGCCGTGCACAAGGACGCGGCCGGGGCAAAGGCGGCGGACCTGAACGACAAGATCATCGGCGTCGAAGCAGGCACCACGTCGGAGGACTATATCAATCGCCGGCTCAAGATCGACGCCGCCGATGTGCCGGCGTTCACCTACGACGTCACACCCGGCGAGGTGAAGACGTATGGCGACAGCATGGGCCCTCTGGATGATTTGCGTATGGGCAACGGGGTCCGTCTGAACGCCACCCTGTCTGCGCTTCCAACCGTCGTCGCGGCCGTCAAGAATGGCTATCCCATCGTACGCGTGGAAGGCAAACCCGCTTATTACGAACCGCTGGCCATCGCCGTGGATAAAGGCGATGAGGCGTTCAATAGCGAATTGAGCAAGGCCATTGCGCAGATGAAAGCCGACGGAACGCTCAAGCAACTTTCCGAGAAGTGGTACGGCGCCGATCTCACCCAGGTGCAATAA
- a CDS encoding NAD(P)/FAD-dependent oxidoreductase, producing MYTYNNNYYTATMNDTTERAALSGNVQADVCVIGAGLAGLSTAWELVSRGKSVVLLEAGRVAWGASGRNGGFVLQGWSEGLSSIERRCGKATAAALFKLSLEGVDTVRDMIARHQLPGCSPTPGKLSVVRYEDGDNLKRLRDRMATDFDFHLDYLDRQAVREKLKTERYFQALRDTHGFHFHPLNYCLGLGRLIECNGAKIYEQSPMTRVESRSGRHRVITDRGTVDCANVVYCCGGYGGPEFGKLRRAFLPIATYAVLTEHLGERLADAVGTTDAVGDNRRASDYYRIVEGDRLLWGGRITTRNLQDEKRLGQLLTEDILDVYPQLRGIKIEKAWSGLMGYARHKMPHIGPLGKGLWACTSFGGHGMNTAPIGGRVIAEAICGETNRYRLFDAYGLEWNGGPLGPAAAQTVYAGLKMMDKFQETRSQYRASQKN from the coding sequence ATGTACACGTATAACAACAATTACTACACCGCCACGATGAACGACACGACTGAGCGCGCGGCGCTGTCAGGCAATGTCCAGGCCGATGTGTGCGTCATCGGCGCGGGCCTGGCGGGGCTGAGCACGGCCTGGGAGTTGGTCTCACGAGGAAAGTCCGTGGTGCTGCTCGAGGCAGGCCGTGTTGCCTGGGGGGCCTCCGGCCGTAACGGTGGCTTCGTCCTTCAGGGCTGGTCCGAAGGATTGTCATCCATCGAGCGGCGCTGCGGAAAAGCGACAGCCGCCGCCCTGTTCAAATTGTCGCTCGAAGGTGTCGACACTGTTCGCGACATGATCGCCCGTCATCAACTGCCAGGTTGCTCGCCAACGCCTGGAAAATTGAGCGTGGTTCGCTACGAGGATGGCGATAATCTCAAGCGTTTGCGCGACAGGATGGCGACGGATTTCGACTTCCACCTCGACTACCTGGATCGCCAGGCCGTGCGTGAAAAGCTCAAGACGGAGCGGTATTTCCAGGCTCTGCGCGATACCCATGGATTTCACTTCCATCCCTTGAACTACTGCTTGGGCCTGGGTCGGCTGATTGAATGCAACGGGGCAAAGATTTACGAACAGTCGCCGATGACCCGTGTCGAGAGCCGAAGCGGGCGACACCGAGTCATCACTGACCGGGGCACTGTCGATTGCGCCAACGTGGTGTATTGCTGCGGCGGTTATGGCGGCCCCGAGTTCGGTAAATTACGCCGTGCCTTTCTGCCCATTGCGACCTACGCGGTACTGACCGAACACTTGGGCGAGCGGCTGGCCGATGCGGTAGGCACCACCGATGCCGTGGGTGATAATCGCCGGGCCTCAGACTATTACCGAATCGTCGAAGGTGACCGACTGCTCTGGGGCGGTCGTATCACCACCAGGAACCTGCAGGACGAAAAGCGCCTGGGGCAGTTGCTGACCGAAGACATCCTCGATGTGTATCCGCAATTGCGCGGCATCAAGATCGAAAAAGCCTGGTCGGGACTGATGGGTTATGCGCGGCACAAGATGCCTCACATCGGCCCTCTCGGGAAGGGGCTATGGGCATGTACATCATTTGGTGGCCATGGTATGAACACGGCGCCTATCGGCGGGCGCGTCATTGCCGAAGCCATTTGCGGCGAGACCAATCGCTACCGTCTTTTCGATGCCTACGGCCTGGAATGGAATGGCGGCCCGCTCGGCCCGGCTGCGGCGCAAACGGTATATGCCGGCCTGAAAATGATGGACAAGTTTCAGGAAACGCGTTCGCAGTACAGGGCGAGTCAAAAAAACTGA
- a CDS encoding Lrp/AsnC family transcriptional regulator, with amino-acid sequence MDAHNPGPLFNLTDKDRQLLGLLQANAREPTASLARKLEVSRSSVQERIARLEKAGVITGYSVRIDQNRLQQTINCFTMTSCTNKSYTDVMTSLRKMDAVQAVYAVSGESDFIIHLATSTLSELNAELTRINMIKGVAHTASHIVMETKFSRKLMV; translated from the coding sequence ATGGATGCGCACAATCCCGGTCCGTTGTTTAACCTGACTGATAAGGACCGGCAGTTGCTTGGCCTGCTGCAGGCCAACGCCCGCGAGCCCACGGCATCCTTGGCACGTAAACTCGAGGTCTCACGCTCTTCGGTGCAAGAACGCATCGCCCGCCTGGAAAAGGCCGGGGTCATTACCGGTTACAGCGTGCGCATCGACCAGAACAGACTCCAGCAGACAATCAACTGTTTCACCATGACCTCTTGCACCAACAAGAGTTATACCGATGTCATGACCTCGCTTCGCAAGATGGATGCGGTGCAGGCGGTGTATGCGGTCTCGGGCGAATCCGACTTCATCATCCATCTCGCCACGTCGACGCTGAGTGAACTCAATGCCGAGCTGACCCGGATCAACATGATCAAAGGCGTGGCGCACACCGCGTCGCATATTGTGATGGAAACTAAATTCAGCCGGAAATTGATGGTTTAA